In Acidobacteriota bacterium, the following proteins share a genomic window:
- a CDS encoding Na+:solute symporter has translation MSSIDALIVILFIAYAVGVGLRNRRQASKNLEEYFLAGRSLPGWKAGLSMAATQFAADTPLLVTGLVATAGIFGLWQLWIFGVTFLVLGFVLAGAWRRAGVVTDAELAEVRYGARPAAVLRCVKALYFGTIINCVALAWVLFAAAKIAEPFLLWNEWLPGEIFQPVVGLVDAVGVPLTIGGLADPDVWIKTANNLLSLVMILTVVALYSATGGLRSVVATDIGQITVMAVGTLAFTTIVVSEAGGLGGMQAKLHEMFAGGGPGGILPDEILAFTPGRAKDVTLSVLSLLGLLWLINSVSDGSGYLAQRAMACRSDRDARTAAVVFTFAQVLLRSLLWLPLAVGLLVLFPPDPGLAPGLMQADREATYVRGMAELLPPGVTGLMLTGMLAALASTVDTHLNWGASYWTNDIYKRFICQAWLKTEPSGRSLVWVARAASVLTLVIAMAVMSQLTSINQAWQINLLFGAGLGVVLVLRWLWWRMNAWAEIAAMVVASAVAPLLIAYLGDDQQPLRLLLAATASTVAALVAIWIKGPEDRERLTAFYRRVRPVGFWGPIAAGLGEEEDLGPRRLARALGATVLCSATLFAALVGIGSWLVGSPPPVWLPSAPVWIGGLLVIALALCPLWYRLGFGATAVAERRSRR, from the coding sequence GTGAGCTCGATCGACGCGCTGATCGTCATCCTCTTCATCGCCTACGCCGTCGGCGTCGGCCTCCGGAACCGCCGGCAGGCGTCGAAGAACCTCGAAGAGTACTTTCTCGCCGGCCGGTCCCTGCCCGGCTGGAAGGCGGGGCTCAGCATGGCGGCCACCCAGTTTGCCGCCGACACGCCCTTGCTCGTGACGGGTCTGGTGGCCACCGCCGGGATCTTCGGACTGTGGCAGCTCTGGATCTTCGGCGTCACCTTTCTGGTGCTCGGCTTCGTGCTGGCCGGCGCGTGGCGCCGGGCCGGCGTGGTGACCGACGCCGAGCTGGCGGAGGTGCGCTACGGCGCCAGGCCGGCGGCCGTGTTGCGGTGCGTCAAGGCTCTCTACTTCGGCACCATCATCAACTGCGTCGCCCTCGCCTGGGTGCTGTTCGCCGCCGCCAAGATCGCCGAGCCGTTCCTGCTGTGGAACGAATGGCTGCCCGGGGAGATCTTTCAACCGGTCGTCGGCCTGGTGGACGCGGTAGGCGTGCCGCTGACCATCGGCGGGCTCGCCGATCCCGACGTCTGGATCAAGACCGCCAACAACCTGCTGTCGCTCGTCATGATCCTGACGGTCGTGGCGCTCTACTCGGCCACCGGTGGACTGCGGAGCGTCGTCGCGACCGACATCGGCCAGATCACCGTCATGGCCGTCGGCACGCTGGCGTTCACGACGATCGTCGTGTCGGAGGCGGGCGGGCTCGGCGGGATGCAGGCGAAGCTGCACGAGATGTTCGCCGGCGGCGGACCGGGGGGGATTCTGCCCGACGAGATCCTGGCGTTCACGCCGGGACGAGCGAAAGACGTCACCCTGTCGGTGCTCTCGCTGCTGGGACTGCTGTGGCTCATCAACTCCGTTTCCGACGGCAGCGGGTATCTCGCCCAGCGCGCCATGGCCTGTCGCAGCGATCGCGACGCCAGGACGGCCGCGGTCGTCTTCACGTTCGCTCAGGTGCTGCTGCGCAGCCTGCTCTGGCTGCCGCTCGCCGTCGGGCTGCTGGTTCTGTTCCCACCCGACCCGGGGCTCGCCCCCGGCCTGATGCAGGCCGACCGGGAGGCGACGTATGTCCGGGGGATGGCGGAGCTGCTGCCGCCCGGCGTGACCGGGTTGATGCTGACCGGCATGCTGGCGGCGCTCGCCTCGACCGTCGACACGCATCTGAACTGGGGCGCCTCGTACTGGACCAACGACATCTACAAGCGGTTCATCTGCCAGGCGTGGCTGAAGACGGAGCCGAGCGGCCGCTCGCTCGTCTGGGTGGCGCGCGCCGCGAGCGTGCTGACCCTGGTGATCGCGATGGCGGTGATGAGCCAGTTGACGTCCATCAACCAGGCCTGGCAGATCAACCTTCTGTTCGGCGCCGGGCTCGGCGTGGTGCTGGTGCTGCGGTGGCTCTGGTGGCGGATGAACGCGTGGGCGGAGATCGCGGCCATGGTCGTCGCCTCGGCCGTCGCGCCGTTGCTCATCGCCTATCTCGGTGACGACCAGCAGCCGCTGCGGTTGCTGCTCGCGGCCACGGCATCGACAGTTGCGGCGCTGGTCGCGATCTGGATCAAGGGACCCGAAGACCGGGAGCGCCTGACCGCGTTCTACCGGCGCGTGCGGCCGGTCGGCTTCTGGGGTCCGATCGCGGCAGGGCTCGGCGAGGAGGAAGACCTCGGTCCCAGGCGCCTCGCACGGGCCCTGGGCGCGACGGTGCTCTGCTCGGCCACCCTCTTCGCCGCTCTGGTGGGAATCGGGAGCTGGCTGGTCGGCAGCCCGCCGCCGGTGTGGCTGCCGTCGGCGCCCGTCTGGATCGGCGGGCTGCTGGTGATTGCCCTGGCGCTGTGCCCGCTCTGGTATCGGCTTGGATTCGGCGCGACCGCCGTGGCGGAGCGCAGGAGCAGACGATGA
- a CDS encoding type II toxin-antitoxin system HicB family antitoxin, translating into MRNEFTAVFERDGAWHLAYCPEIPGANGQGRTKGEARRSLLAAIALILNDRREDGFCRSRLKSGTAG; encoded by the coding sequence ATGCGAAACGAGTTCACGGCGGTGTTCGAGCGTGACGGCGCATGGCACCTCGCCTACTGCCCGGAGATCCCCGGCGCCAACGGACAGGGACGAACCAAGGGTGAAGCGCGACGCAGCCTCCTGGCAGCCATCGCACTGATTCTCAACGACCGCCGCGAGGACGGCTTCTGCCGCTCCCGTCTCAAAAGCGGAACTGCCGGGTGA
- a CDS encoding carbohydrate binding family 9 domain-containing protein — protein sequence MSPPQLDGRAPAAGHAARLAAALVFWVLPLTAPAQSPPAGFAGPLIDGPAAPVPPATINRDANGRATVRAVRLEGPWRLDGVLDEPIYDRVEPFGDFIQQAPDEGAPATEATDAWIFFDDQSIYVGARVHESVPESQWIANEMQRDSSQLINNDGFIVVFDTFYDRRNGFAFRVNPIGGFSDRQITDEGDPNPDWNPVWDVRTGRFDGGWTVEMAIPFKSLRFRPGAEQLWGIQLGRDIRSSFEEAYLTAVPISAGPGQFRVSAAGTLTGLQVPAGNRTFEVKPYVIGSLATDRTIVPPISNDGAGQAGGDVKYGLTENLTADFTWNTDFAQVEVDEQQINLTRFSLFFPEKREFFLESQGIFDFARAPGAGGGGAARRSVGASGFFGSGDAPTIFFSRRIGLEQGRTVPILGGGRLTGKVGDFSVGAINIQTDDTPGAGAVPTNFSVLRVKRDILRRSRIGAIFTNRSVSLTGDGANQAYGVDGAFSFYDDVNLYGYYARTNTPGLEGRNESYQAAFSYDDDLYGLRVDHLLVGRNFNPEVGFLRRDDFRRTFVSGQFSPRPAGLAAVRQFTWGGSVDYIENGAGQLETRILQGRFRTAFENSDSLSADIQRDYEFLARPFHITDDVTIPVGGYEFQDFQVSYRMGPHRRLAGGLVLQHGEFFDGDITAVGYSRGRIEVSRQFAVEPSISFNRITLPQGQFTARVATTRLTYTFTPRMFASALLQYNSTNNVLSTNVRLRWEYQPGSELFIVYNDQRDTFMNQMRGRRFPILENRAFVVKLTRQFRF from the coding sequence ATGTCGCCGCCACAGCTCGACGGGAGAGCCCCCGCCGCCGGTCACGCCGCGAGGCTCGCGGCCGCGCTCGTCTTCTGGGTCCTGCCACTGACGGCGCCGGCGCAATCCCCGCCAGCGGGATTCGCGGGCCCGCTGATCGACGGTCCGGCGGCACCAGTGCCGCCTGCCACCATCAACCGCGACGCCAACGGCAGGGCGACGGTCCGGGCCGTGCGCCTCGAGGGACCCTGGCGGCTCGACGGCGTGCTCGACGAGCCGATCTACGACCGCGTGGAGCCGTTCGGCGACTTCATCCAGCAGGCGCCCGACGAGGGGGCGCCGGCAACGGAGGCGACCGACGCCTGGATCTTCTTCGACGATCAGTCGATCTATGTGGGCGCCCGCGTCCACGAGTCGGTTCCCGAGTCGCAGTGGATCGCGAACGAGATGCAGCGAGACTCGTCTCAGCTCATCAACAACGACGGATTCATCGTCGTGTTCGACACCTTCTACGACCGCCGCAACGGCTTCGCCTTCCGGGTCAATCCCATCGGGGGGTTCAGCGATCGGCAGATCACCGACGAAGGAGACCCGAATCCCGACTGGAATCCGGTCTGGGACGTGCGCACCGGTCGCTTCGACGGCGGCTGGACCGTCGAAATGGCGATCCCGTTCAAGTCGCTCCGCTTCCGGCCCGGGGCCGAGCAACTGTGGGGCATCCAGTTGGGCCGGGACATCCGGTCGAGCTTCGAGGAGGCGTACCTCACGGCGGTGCCGATCTCTGCCGGGCCGGGACAGTTCCGCGTGTCGGCGGCGGGCACCCTCACCGGCCTGCAGGTGCCGGCAGGCAACCGCACGTTCGAGGTCAAGCCCTACGTGATCGGCTCGCTCGCCACCGACCGGACCATCGTGCCCCCGATCTCGAACGACGGCGCCGGCCAGGCGGGCGGCGACGTCAAGTACGGACTCACCGAGAATCTGACGGCGGACTTCACCTGGAACACCGATTTCGCGCAGGTCGAGGTGGACGAGCAGCAGATCAACCTGACGCGGTTCAGCCTGTTCTTCCCGGAGAAGCGCGAGTTCTTTCTGGAGAGTCAGGGCATCTTCGACTTCGCGCGGGCGCCCGGCGCCGGCGGCGGCGGGGCCGCGCGGCGGAGCGTCGGCGCGTCGGGCTTCTTTGGAAGCGGGGACGCCCCCACCATCTTCTTCAGCCGGCGGATCGGCCTCGAGCAGGGACGCACCGTGCCGATTCTGGGCGGCGGACGCCTGACCGGCAAGGTGGGTGATTTCAGCGTGGGGGCCATCAACATTCAGACCGACGACACGCCGGGCGCCGGCGCGGTGCCGACCAACTTCAGCGTGCTCCGGGTCAAGCGCGACATTCTGCGGCGGAGTCGGATCGGCGCGATCTTCACCAACCGGTCGGTCTCGCTGACCGGCGATGGCGCCAACCAGGCGTATGGAGTCGATGGGGCTTTTTCGTTCTACGACGACGTCAACCTCTACGGCTACTACGCGCGCACGAACACGCCTGGCCTCGAGGGAAGGAACGAGAGCTACCAGGCGGCGTTCTCCTACGACGACGACCTCTACGGCCTGCGCGTCGATCACCTCCTCGTCGGCAGGAACTTCAACCCGGAGGTGGGTTTCCTGCGCCGCGACGACTTCCGGCGCACCTTCGTCTCCGGACAGTTCAGTCCGCGACCGGCCGGCCTCGCGGCGGTTCGCCAGTTCACCTGGGGCGGCAGCGTCGACTACATCGAGAACGGCGCCGGGCAGCTCGAGACCCGGATTCTCCAGGGGCGCTTTCGGACCGCCTTCGAGAACAGCGACAGCCTGAGCGCGGACATCCAGCGGGACTACGAGTTCCTTGCCCGGCCCTTCCACATTACCGACGACGTGACCATCCCCGTCGGCGGCTACGAGTTCCAGGACTTCCAGGTGTCCTATCGCATGGGACCGCACCGCCGGTTGGCGGGCGGCCTGGTGTTGCAGCACGGCGAGTTCTTCGACGGCGACATCACCGCGGTCGGCTACTCGCGCGGCCGCATCGAGGTCTCGCGCCAGTTCGCGGTGGAGCCGAGCATCTCGTTCAACCGGATCACGCTGCCGCAGGGACAGTTCACGGCCCGGGTGGCCACCACGCGGCTCACCTACACGTTCACGCCCCGCATGTTCGCCAGCGCGCTGCTGCAGTACAACTCGACCAACAACGTGCTGAGCACGAACGTGCGCCTGCGCTGGGAGTACCAGCCGGGGAGCGAGCTGTTCATCGTCTACAACGACCAGCGGGACACGTTCATGAACCAGATGCGCGGCCGCCGCTTCCCGATACTGGAGAACCGCGCCTTCGTGGTGAAGCTCACCCGGCAGTTCCGCTTTTGA
- a CDS encoding carbohydrate binding family 9 domain-containing protein: MSMDQPDGKAARTRQTARLAGALVVCALALGGATPLAAAPQENAGPERAAVAAGAETLPSSQPPRQTTPPPAGFQPAGPFIDGPPAPVPPATINRDASGGATVRAVRLDEPLRVDGVLDEPIYARVEPFGGFIQQSPDEGAPATEGTDNWILFDDESIYVGARVYESVPESEWVANEMQRDSFRIINNDGYIVVFDTFYDRRNGFTFRVNPIGGFQDQQITDEGNPNPDWNPVWDVRTGRFDGGWTVEMEIPFQSLRFRPGPNQVWGIQLGRDIRSNFEEAYLTAVPISAGPGQFRLSVAGTLVGLEVPADSRTFEIKPYAIGSLNTDRTAVPPISNDGDGNGGVDVKYGLTENLTADFTFNTDFAQVEVDEQQINLTRFSLFFPEKREFFLESQGIFDFGRVAGFGGFGGSARGILNAPPGVFPPGDAPTLFFSRRIGLDQGGRTVPIRGGGRLTGRVGDFSVGAINIQTDDARASDALPTNFSVLRVKRDILRRSRVGAIFTNRSVSTRGDGANQAYGLDGSFSFYDNVNMYGYYARTNTPGLEGRNESYQAAFSYEGDLYGLLVDHLQVGRNFNPEIGFMRREDFRRSYVYAQFSPRPEGIEAVRQFTWGGSVDYIENSAGQLETRILSGRFQTSFENSDRLSADIQQDYEFLPRPFEIIDGVTIPVGGYEFTDFQVSYSMGPHRRVAGGPSFQYGEFFAGNITAVGFSRGLIEVSPQFAVEPSISWNRITMPQGDFTARVATTRLTYGFTPRMFASALLQYNSTNNVLSTNVRLRWEYQPGSELFVVYNDQRDTFMNLRNRGGFPMLENRAFVVKLTRQFRF, from the coding sequence ATGTCGATGGATCAGCCCGACGGAAAGGCGGCTCGCACGAGGCAGACCGCAAGGCTCGCAGGCGCGCTCGTGGTGTGCGCCTTGGCGCTGGGGGGAGCGACACCGCTGGCCGCCGCCCCCCAGGAGAACGCCGGCCCGGAGCGTGCCGCTGTTGCTGCCGGCGCGGAGACCCTGCCCTCTTCGCAGCCACCACGCCAGACCACGCCCCCGCCGGCGGGGTTTCAACCCGCAGGCCCGTTCATCGATGGTCCGCCGGCCCCGGTGCCGCCGGCCACGATCAACCGCGACGCCAGCGGCGGGGCGACGGTGCGCGCCGTCCGGCTGGATGAACCCCTGCGGGTCGACGGCGTGCTCGACGAGCCGATCTACGCTCGCGTCGAGCCGTTCGGCGGGTTCATCCAGCAGTCCCCCGACGAGGGGGCCCCGGCCACGGAGGGAACCGACAACTGGATCCTCTTCGACGACGAGTCGATCTACGTGGGGGCACGCGTCTACGAGTCGGTCCCCGAGTCGGAGTGGGTCGCCAACGAGATGCAGCGCGACTCGTTCCGGATCATCAACAACGACGGCTACATCGTCGTGTTCGACACGTTCTACGACCGCCGCAACGGCTTCACCTTCCGGGTCAACCCCATCGGGGGCTTCCAGGATCAGCAGATCACCGACGAAGGCAACCCGAATCCCGACTGGAATCCCGTCTGGGACGTGCGCACGGGCCGCTTCGACGGGGGCTGGACGGTGGAGATGGAAATTCCGTTCCAGTCGCTCCGCTTCCGGCCCGGCCCGAACCAGGTATGGGGCATCCAGTTGGGCCGGGACATCAGGTCGAACTTCGAGGAAGCCTATCTGACGGCGGTGCCGATCTCGGCCGGACCGGGACAGTTCCGCCTGTCGGTCGCCGGCACCCTGGTGGGCCTGGAGGTGCCGGCCGACAGCCGCACGTTCGAGATCAAGCCCTACGCGATCGGCTCGCTCAACACCGACCGGACCGCCGTGCCCCCGATCTCGAACGACGGTGACGGGAACGGCGGCGTCGACGTCAAGTACGGCCTCACCGAGAACCTGACGGCGGACTTCACCTTCAATACCGACTTCGCGCAGGTCGAGGTGGACGAGCAGCAGATCAACCTGACGCGGTTCAGCCTGTTCTTCCCGGAGAAGCGCGAGTTCTTCCTCGAGAGCCAGGGCATCTTCGACTTCGGGCGGGTGGCCGGCTTCGGCGGCTTCGGCGGCTCCGCGCGGGGAATCCTCAACGCGCCGCCGGGCGTGTTCCCACCCGGCGACGCGCCGACCCTCTTCTTCAGCCGGCGGATCGGTCTGGACCAGGGGGGACGAACCGTGCCGATTCGCGGCGGCGGACGACTGACCGGCAGGGTGGGCGACTTCAGCGTGGGCGCCATCAACATCCAGACCGACGATGCGCGGGCCAGCGACGCCCTCCCGACCAACTTCAGCGTGCTCCGCGTCAAGCGCGACATCCTCCGCCGGAGCCGCGTCGGCGCCATCTTCACCAACCGCTCGGTCTCGACGAGAGGCGACGGCGCGAACCAGGCCTACGGACTCGACGGGTCGTTCTCGTTCTACGACAACGTCAACATGTACGGCTACTACGCGCGGACGAACACGCCGGGCCTCGAGGGACGGAACGAGAGCTACCAGGCGGCATTCTCCTACGAGGGCGACCTCTACGGACTGCTCGTCGATCACCTGCAGGTCGGCCGCAACTTCAACCCGGAGATCGGTTTCATGCGCCGCGAGGACTTCCGGCGCAGCTACGTCTACGCGCAGTTCAGCCCGCGGCCGGAAGGCATCGAGGCGGTGCGGCAGTTCACCTGGGGCGGCAGCGTCGACTACATCGAGAACAGCGCCGGGCAACTCGAGACCCGCATCCTGTCGGGCCGCTTTCAGACCAGCTTCGAGAACAGCGACAGGCTGAGCGCGGACATTCAGCAGGACTACGAGTTCCTCCCCCGGCCCTTCGAGATCATCGACGGCGTGACCATCCCCGTCGGCGGCTACGAGTTCACCGACTTCCAGGTGTCCTACAGCATGGGACCGCACCGGCGCGTGGCCGGCGGCCCCTCGTTCCAGTACGGCGAGTTCTTCGCCGGCAACATCACCGCGGTCGGCTTTTCGCGCGGCCTCATCGAGGTCTCGCCGCAGTTCGCGGTCGAGCCCAGCATCTCGTGGAACCGGATCACGATGCCGCAAGGGGACTTCACGGCCCGGGTGGCCACCACGCGGCTCACCTACGGATTCACGCCCCGCATGTTCGCCAGCGCGCTGCTGCAGTACAACTCGACCAACAACGTGCTCAGCACGAACGTGCGCCTGCGCTGGGAGTACCAGCCGGGGAGTGAACTGTTCGTCGTCTACAACGATCAGCGGGACACCTTCATGAACCTCAGGAACCGCGGCGGCTTCCCGATGTTGGAGAACCGCGCCTTCGTGGTGAAGCTCACCCGGCAGTTCCGCTTCTGA
- a CDS encoding transcriptional regulator, whose protein sequence is MRPPSGKPRYRFSGHVLSPARRTLVRDGRELPLIPRCFDLLVLLIERRNEAVSRRELLDAVWSDVVVTDGALSQAVRILRRTLSDDPREPTFIRTVQRHGYRFVCTDVVEEPDAGQPEPMRAAAMELTANAREPAPAAPPPENVRTAAAEPAANASFDQALETLLEDDAGDAETADVRRRQAAEILHQMGTAKALHRLDRRAGHAVARAYLRDTRWDVPGAGPVPLLGHPGWLAAGKILFLLRIRRAARLAGRRWLAAAAGGAAAGAIAGLLGGFVLRFGPGSTAGDGVLAMLPLLGTAVGGLAAAGIGAGLAAAEAAFRARRWLALAVAGASSGLAIGATAHFLGRLVLESLFGRDLSPLTGALEGLVLGGAVGLGYGVATPTADGGMATPQGLSRVRVALLTGLACALAAGMLGWSGRFLGAMSLDFMAQSFPGSQVGLAPLARLLGEQEPGVVTRVAISVFEGLMFGSGLAAGLTRRPG, encoded by the coding sequence ATGCGACCGCCCTCCGGCAAGCCTCGCTACCGGTTCTCCGGTCACGTCCTCTCCCCCGCCCGCAGGACGCTCGTCCGCGACGGCAGGGAGCTGCCGCTCATCCCGCGCTGCTTCGACCTACTCGTATTGCTTATCGAGCGGCGGAACGAGGCAGTGTCCAGGCGCGAGCTCCTCGACGCGGTCTGGAGCGACGTCGTGGTCACCGACGGGGCCCTGAGCCAGGCGGTCCGGATCCTCCGACGCACGCTGAGCGACGATCCGCGCGAGCCGACCTTCATCCGCACGGTGCAGCGGCACGGGTACCGCTTCGTCTGCACCGACGTCGTCGAAGAGCCGGACGCGGGACAGCCGGAGCCCATGCGGGCCGCGGCGATGGAGCTGACCGCGAACGCCCGGGAACCGGCGCCAGCCGCTCCTCCGCCAGAAAACGTGCGGACCGCCGCGGCGGAGCCCGCTGCGAACGCCTCTTTCGACCAGGCTCTCGAGACGTTGCTCGAGGACGATGCCGGCGACGCCGAGACAGCGGATGTCCGGCGGCGGCAGGCCGCCGAGATCCTGCACCAGATGGGCACGGCGAAAGCGCTCCACCGGCTGGACCGTAGAGCGGGACATGCCGTGGCCCGCGCCTACTTGCGCGACACCCGCTGGGACGTCCCCGGTGCGGGACCGGTTCCGCTGCTCGGACACCCGGGGTGGCTTGCGGCCGGGAAGATTCTGTTCCTGCTTCGTATCCGGCGCGCGGCCCGACTGGCCGGGCGCAGGTGGCTGGCCGCGGCCGCCGGTGGAGCGGCCGCCGGGGCGATTGCCGGTCTCCTCGGCGGCTTCGTCCTCCGCTTCGGACCCGGATCGACGGCGGGCGATGGCGTGCTGGCAATGCTGCCGCTGCTCGGCACGGCGGTCGGCGGTCTCGCCGCGGCGGGGATCGGGGCCGGTCTGGCCGCCGCGGAAGCCGCCTTTCGCGCGCGGCGCTGGCTGGCGCTCGCCGTGGCCGGGGCGTCGAGCGGCCTGGCGATCGGCGCGACCGCTCACTTCCTGGGACGCCTCGTGCTCGAAAGTCTGTTCGGCCGCGATCTCTCGCCGCTGACCGGCGCGCTGGAGGGCCTCGTTCTCGGCGGCGCGGTCGGGCTGGGCTACGGGGTGGCCACGCCGACGGCGGACGGCGGCATGGCCACCCCGCAGGGGCTCTCCCGGGTTCGCGTCGCGCTCCTGACGGGGCTCGCCTGTGCCCTGGCCGCCGGGATGCTCGGCTGGAGCGGCCGCTTCCTCGGTGCGATGAGCCTCGACTTCATGGCGCAGAGCTTCCCCGGCTCGCAGGTAGGCCTGGCGCCTCTCGCCCGCCTGCTCGGCGAGCAGGAGCCCGGGGTGGTGACCCGGGTCGCGATCAGCGTCTTCGAGGGCCTGATGTTCGGCTCGGGCCTGGCCGCCGGGCTGACCAGGAGGCCCGGT
- a CDS encoding amidase: protein MGVTAAFAQSAFQIEEASIGGIQRAIRQGETTCVQVVEAYVERARAYNGICTQLVTADGGLVAPGRGAVRAGVPIEFPSTTVPVREILPDYDDYRGLPIEFGRMEATRSDPSVQQQYGMVVGMPDAGQLNALSTLNLRGERSVTCQAECDAHPSDGSLPAHCPAACEAFRQQPDALERAAELDALYGRNPDLERMPMYCAAISFKDVFDTTDMRSTSGADTGYAMDAPPRDATVVAELRAKGAIIYAKANLSEYNAGGGNPGGAVAGSRTYGAGVSRSSWAGPSCNVYDTAREPGGSSSGSAVSVGANLATCSICEETGGSCRQPAWRNGVVGFVTTKGLVPYGGSTGVEPYLDRGGINCRTVEDAALVLDALRNPGRGFHDPRDIYAALPRALIPEASYASFVVDDEETAGARPLAGVRIGVVREYMVKHTDNDAAMSDLVNEQILRVLRDELGAELVESSDPEYPDDPSIPNMAYDFQRAIAEILPVHMPELIQARDADGAYRFAVPGHDVTSRDYLARAAEGVAPLSADLNLRSINRSPPTLSLSFHLAQYLMRRGDSRVTDWASLNANSKYYSERRAVAMRNWENARNIVSEGITRRVKMRDVMRLVLLNVLHRNDLDVLVNPTITVPPVRIGYAGEPSVENRPTGRFPTSANLGIPEITVPAGFNRIVYDPEYALNEDQDGYDNVTGSRRTELDAPLPVGISFWAGPGDEPRVLRVASAYEAATRHRRPPPDFGPVGR from the coding sequence ATGGGTGTGACCGCCGCGTTCGCACAGAGCGCCTTTCAGATTGAAGAAGCCTCCATCGGCGGTATTCAGCGCGCGATCCGGCAGGGCGAGACGACCTGCGTGCAGGTGGTGGAGGCCTATGTCGAGCGGGCGAGGGCGTACAACGGCATCTGCACGCAGCTCGTCACCGCGGACGGTGGACTGGTTGCGCCGGGCCGGGGCGCAGTCCGGGCCGGCGTCCCGATAGAGTTTCCCTCCACCACCGTGCCCGTGCGCGAGATTCTGCCCGACTACGACGACTACCGGGGGTTGCCGATCGAGTTCGGCCGCATGGAGGCGACGCGGTCCGACCCCAGCGTCCAGCAGCAGTACGGCATGGTCGTCGGCATGCCGGACGCGGGCCAGCTCAACGCGCTGAGCACGCTCAACCTGCGCGGCGAACGATCGGTGACCTGCCAAGCCGAGTGCGATGCGCACCCGTCGGACGGCAGTCTGCCCGCGCATTGCCCCGCCGCGTGCGAAGCGTTCCGCCAACAGCCGGACGCGCTCGAGCGAGCAGCCGAGCTCGACGCGCTGTACGGCAGGAATCCCGACCTCGAGCGGATGCCGATGTACTGCGCCGCGATCTCGTTCAAGGACGTCTTCGACACCACCGACATGCGGTCGACGAGCGGGGCCGACACCGGCTACGCGATGGATGCGCCGCCGCGGGACGCGACGGTCGTCGCCGAGCTGCGCGCCAAGGGCGCCATCATCTATGCCAAGGCCAACCTCTCCGAGTACAACGCCGGCGGCGGGAACCCGGGGGGCGCGGTTGCCGGCTCGCGGACGTACGGCGCGGGCGTCTCGCGCAGCAGTTGGGCCGGCCCGTCGTGCAACGTCTACGACACCGCCCGCGAACCCGGCGGCTCGAGCTCGGGGTCGGCCGTGTCGGTCGGCGCGAACCTCGCCACCTGCTCGATCTGCGAGGAGACCGGCGGATCGTGCCGGCAACCGGCCTGGCGCAACGGCGTCGTCGGCTTCGTGACGACCAAGGGGCTCGTGCCCTACGGCGGGTCGACCGGCGTGGAGCCCTACCTCGACCGGGGAGGCATCAACTGCCGCACGGTCGAGGACGCGGCCCTCGTCCTCGACGCGCTCAGGAACCCCGGCCGCGGCTTCCACGATCCGCGCGACATCTACGCCGCGCTCCCGCGCGCACTGATCCCCGAGGCGTCCTACGCGAGCTTCGTCGTCGACGACGAGGAGACCGCCGGCGCCAGGCCGCTCGCCGGCGTGCGCATCGGCGTGGTCCGGGAGTACATGGTCAAGCACACCGACAACGACGCCGCGATGAGCGATCTCGTCAACGAACAGATCCTGCGCGTGCTGCGCGACGAGCTCGGCGCGGAGCTCGTCGAATCGTCCGATCCGGAGTATCCGGACGACCCGTCGATCCCGAACATGGCGTACGACTTCCAGCGAGCGATAGCCGAGATCCTGCCCGTCCACATGCCGGAGCTCATCCAGGCCCGCGACGCCGACGGCGCGTACCGGTTCGCCGTGCCCGGGCACGACGTGACCAGCCGCGACTATCTCGCGCGGGCGGCCGAGGGCGTCGCGCCGCTGTCGGCCGACCTGAACCTGCGCAGCATCAACCGCTCGCCACCCACCTTGAGCCTCAGCTTTCACCTGGCCCAGTACCTGATGCGCCGCGGGGACTCCAGGGTGACCGACTGGGCGAGCCTGAACGCAAATTCGAAGTACTACAGCGAGCGGCGCGCGGTGGCGATGCGCAACTGGGAGAACGCCCGCAACATCGTCTCGGAGGGCATCACCCGGCGCGTGAAGATGCGTGACGTCATGCGGCTCGTCCTGCTCAACGTGCTGCACAGGAACGATCTCGATGTGCTGGTCAACCCGACGATCACCGTGCCGCCGGTGCGAATCGGATACGCCGGGGAGCCGTCGGTCGAAAACCGTCCGACCGGCCGGTTTCCCACGAGCGCCAACCTCGGCATTCCGGAGATCACGGTGCCAGCCGGCTTCAATCGAATCGTCTACGACCCCGAGTACGCGCTGAACGAGGACCAGGACGGCTACGACAACGTCACGGGCAGCCGGCGCACGGAGCTCGACGCCCCACTCCCCGTCGGCATCTCGTTCTGGGCGGGGCCCGGAGACGAGCCGCGCGTCCTGCGCGTCGCGTCGGCCTACGAGGCGGCAACGAGGCATCGCCGGCCGCCGCCCGACTTCGGGCCCGTCGGTCGATGA